A window of Mycoplasmopsis equigenitalium genomic DNA:
ATGTAATTGTTTTCCCTGCGGCTATTTTAGATGAACCATTCTATTCATTGAAATATAACTCAAGCGCAAACTATGGAGGAATTGGATCGGTTATTGCTCATGAAATTTCTCACGCTTTTGATAATAATGGGTCACAGTTCGATGAAAAAGGTAATCTTAATAACTGATGAACTGATGAAGATCGAAAAGAATTTAAAAAACGAGCACAAGGTGTTATTGACTTATTTGAAGGTCAAGACTCACCTTATGGAAAATGTAATGGTAAATTAACAGTTAGCGAAAATATTGCCGATTTAGGCGGGTTTGCTTGTGCATATGAAGCAGCCAAACTTGAGCCAGATTTTGATGCGAAATCATTCTTTTATAACTGAGCAAATGTTTGAAGAAGTAAATATCGAAAAGAATATGGTGAATTACTTCTTAAAAGTGATGTTCATGCGCCAACAAAATTAAGAGCAAATATTCAAATTAAAAATCATGACGCTTTTTACGAAGTGTTTGGCGTCAAAGCAAGTGATGCAATGTTTATAGCCCCTGAAAAAAGGGTAAAAATCTGATAATAAAAAACAAGCGCCTTGCTTGTTTTTTATACAATCATTTTTTATTTATTTTCAGTAAATTTTCTTTATTTTTTCTTGAATATTTAAGTTTAATGTTTTTTTATTTTTAACTGATATTTATCACAAAGCAACGACCATAGGATTCGACAAAGATAAAATAACAAAAAAACAACATATTTGTTATATAATAAAAAGGCAATTTTAATTGCCTCTAGCTAGTGGGAGAATGATTCGCTAGTACCACATATATTGAAAGGATATAAAACTATGGCAAAAAAAGAAATTGTTCGTGTTGCTAAATTACAATTTAACGCCGGACAAGCTAAACCTGGACCAGCACTTGCTGGTGTTGGTATTAATATGCCTGAGTTTACAAAGGCTTTTAATGATGCGACTAGAGATCGTGGGAACGAACCAGTTCCTGTCGAAATTACTGTGTACAAGGATAAATCATTTGATTACAAATTATTTACCGCACCAGCAAGTTTTAAGTTACTACAAGCTGCTAAATTAAAATCAGGTAGCGCTAACTCAAAAACAACTATTGTTGGCACAATCACAAGTGCACAATTGCGTCAAATCGCTGAATATAAACTTCCAGATCTTAATACTGAAGATGTTGAAGCTGCAATGAAAATTATTGCAGGTACTGCAAAAAATATGGGAATTTTAGTTGAAGGAATTGATGATATCGCTAAGGCAAAAGCTGAAGCGCAACAAGCTGCTAAAGAAGCAGCAATTGCTCAAGCACAAGAAGAAAAACTTGAACAAGAAGCAAAAGCTGCTGCCGAATCTAAAGACAAACCAATTGAAGTTGTTACTCATGCTGACTTAGAAAAAGCTAAGAAAGAAAAAGAAGCAGAGGAGGCTAAATAATGGCCCACGTTGGAAAGAAATTACAAGCTGCAAGAAAGCTTGTTGATGCTAATAATATTTACTCTTTAGAAGAAGCAATTAGCTTAGCAATTAAAACTTCATATTCAAAATTTCCTGCATCAATCGACCTTGCATTTAAATTGAACTTAGATGTTAGAAAAGCAGACCAACAACTTAGAGGAGCTGTTGTTCTACCTCATGGAACAGGAAAAACTGTGCGTGTGCTTGTAGCAACAGATAATCCTGCAAATAAAAAGCTTTGTGAAGCTGCTAAAGCAGATATCATTGTTGATGGTCCCGAACTTGAAGCATTACTTAAAGAAGATAAACTTGACTTTGATGTAATGGTGGCTGAACCAAAAATGATGCCTCTTTTAGGAAAATATGGTAAAAAATTAGGACCTAAAGGTTTAATGCCGAACCCTAAAACAGGAACTGTTACTCCTACTCCTGATAAAACAGTTGCTGAACTTAAAAAGGGGAAAGCAAACTATCGTACCGACAAAGCAGGAATTGTTCACTCACTTATTGGTAAAGCAACAATGAAAGAAGTAGAGTTGGTTGAAAATGCTAAAACTTTAATTGCAACCATTAAAAAACTTAAACCAGCAGCAGTTAAAGGAACATACATTCAAAACTTAACTGTTTCAGCAACAATGGGTCCAAGTATTAAAATCAAGATTGATTAATTAATAAAAAAAACTAGCGCTCGCTAGTTTTTTATTTTTTTCAAATCTTTAAGACCATTTTTAATATAAGCAATATTCACTTTAATATCAAACGAATCTTGATAGCGCAGAGTTCAAAGCAAACCATAAAAGTTGGCAATTACTTTGCACTTGATGTAGGTTGTTCAATCGTAATTTTTATATACTGCAAGAAAATATTTTTCTTCATTTTCATTTAACATTGAATTGCTTGCAAAATAAGCCAAATCAAAGTGATGGTTATTTAACCCAGTGTATTCAAAATCGATAAATTTTACATTTTCTTGTTCATCAACTAAAATGTTTGCCAACGATAAATCGTTATGACAAAATGCATCTGGTTTAATATTTTTACACAACTCTAAAATTTCTGAGATTTCTAGTTGTGTAAAATTTGCATTCAATAAATTATTGTTCTTGATAATCTCACTAAAATTATCATCAATATATTTGAATAAATTAAAGGGGTTGGTATCTGTTTTAATTGCGTGAAATTTTCTTAAAGTTGTAGCAATTTTTTTTAGTCAAAATGGCGTTTTTAAATTAATGTTTTGCGCTGATATTTTTTTGCTTACAAAGTAATCGTCATCTTCATAAATAACTTTTGGTGCAAAAATATACTTATTGAAAAAAGTTTGTTTTATGGCGTAATTATAGTTATTTTTGTTTTTTTTCTTAATTACAAGGTTATTAAAATATGTTACTTGTTTATTTGGAACAAGATGTTCTTTAATAAGTTTTTTATACGTGTGAGCATATGCCATTTTTTCAAATTCATTTGCAATGTATAAAAAGTCATTAAACTCGGTTTTCGAAAGATTAAAGTTAGTTATTAAAATTTCTTTATCGATATTAAATTCTTTATATAAACTAACGACATCAAAGGCCTTGTGACACTTTCGTGCTCATTCCAAATCAATGAGTTTAATCTGATTATTTTTATTAATTAAAATATTTTTTTTATTTAAATCCATATGACAAATAACTGTGGGAGAGTTGTGATATTTCATTACTAGTTTTTGGTATTTAACTGTACCTTTTCCATAACAAAAAAAATCAGCATCAGCTAGTTCAATATTTAATTTATGAAAATCATTTATAGTTTCTAAAAGATTATTTAACTTAAGATGATCGAGTTTAATTTTTTCTAGTGTTTCACCTTCAAATCACTTGCGGATTAAAATACCATTTTGATAATAAATAGTATCTGGCATTTTTGCTAATATTTTTGCCTCATTTTCATAATTTACTAAACGTGTGTTTGGAATTCTGATTTGAACTTTTTGATTGTTTCAAAAAGCTTCATAACTAGTATTATGAAACCCATTATAAATTAATTTAATATCTGTAATTTGCTCTTGAATTTTTTGATCCAAGGCTAGTAGTTTATTCATATTCTAATTATATCTTGTGTGCCTTTATATTTGCCTAGAATGTGGGATAAGTTTCAAGGTTTTTTTAGCAAATATATAAGAGCCAATTAGATAGTAATAATATATAATACGTATATTACATACTATAAAAATACGGAGGGTAAAATGAAACTTAAAGGAATAGCCGCATCAAGCGGTGTTGTCAGTGGCAAGGTATTCAAATTAATTGAACAAAAACTTGAAATTGATACAACAATTAATTTAAAACAAGATGCAGCCAAGATGTTCTTACAATTCGAAAAAGCATCACAGGCTGTTAGTGATTATTTAGATGGTTTATACAAGGAAATGTTATCTTGAGATAGCGAACAAGCGGGAATTTTCTCGGCATTATCATTTATTGCAATTGATCCACTTGTTAAAGAAAGCGTTAAAACTTTTATATTCGAAAAAGGTTACACGCTTTCAAACGCAATTAGTAGCTCATTTGATGAAACAATTAACACGATTAAAGCAATTAATGATCCATATATGCTTGAAAGAATTCCTGATATTCTTGACATTAAAAAGAAAATTATTTTTAATATTCAAGGTATCAAGGAAATTGACTTAACAAAAATCAACGAAGAAGTGATTATAGTAGCGCACGATCTTAGCCCAAGCCAAACTGTGCAACTTGATAAAAAGTTTGTTAAAGGATTTGCAACCGAAATCGGGGGCCCAACTTCACATACAGCAATTATGGCTCGTACATTAAACATTCCTAGTGTGGTTGGAATTACTGGCTTACTTGATAAAGTAGGGCATGATGATACAATGACACTTGATGGAATTGATGGTGAAGTTATTATTAATCCAAGCAAGGAAGAAATCAAAGCATATGATGCTAAAGGTAAAAAATACCTTGAGTGACTAGAAACTCTTAAAAAATTCAAAGGTAAAAAATCTTTAACTAAAGATAAACATGAAGTTGAGCTTGCTGCTAATATTGGTGGTGTCGGTGAAGTTGATAATGTTATTGAAAACGACGCACAAGCAGTAGGATTATTTAGAAGTGAATTCTTATATATGGATAATGATCACTGACCAACAGAAGAAGAACAATTCAATGCCTACAAAATTGTACTTCAAAAAATGAATGGAAAACGTGTAATCATTCGTACTTTAGATATTGGTGGCGATAAACAACTTAAATACTATGATTTCCCTAAAGAAGACAATCCATTTTTAGGATACCGGGCAATTCGTCTTTGTTTAAAAGAAACCGAAATTTTTAAAACACAATTAAGAGCTTTAATTC
This region includes:
- a CDS encoding phosphotransferase, producing the protein MNKLLALDQKIQEQITDIKLIYNGFHNTSYEAFWNNQKVQIRIPNTRLVNYENEAKILAKMPDTIYYQNGILIRKWFEGETLEKIKLDHLKLNNLLETINDFHKLNIELADADFFCYGKGTVKYQKLVMKYHNSPTVICHMDLNKKNILINKNNQIKLIDLEWARKCHKAFDVVSLYKEFNIDKEILITNFNLSKTEFNDFLYIANEFEKMAYAHTYKKLIKEHLVPNKQVTYFNNLVIKKKNKNNYNYAIKQTFFNKYIFAPKVIYEDDDYFVSKKISAQNINLKTPFWLKKIATTLRKFHAIKTDTNPFNLFKYIDDNFSEIIKNNNLLNANFTQLEISEILELCKNIKPDAFCHNDLSLANILVDEQENVKFIDFEYTGLNNHHFDLAYFASNSMLNENEEKYFLAVYKNYDWTTYIKCKVIANFYGLLWTLRYQDSFDIKVNIAYIKNGLKDLKKIKN
- the ptsP gene encoding phosphoenolpyruvate--protein phosphotransferase, with the protein product MKLKGIAASSGVVSGKVFKLIEQKLEIDTTINLKQDAAKMFLQFEKASQAVSDYLDGLYKEMLSWDSEQAGIFSALSFIAIDPLVKESVKTFIFEKGYTLSNAISSSFDETINTIKAINDPYMLERIPDILDIKKKIIFNIQGIKEIDLTKINEEVIIVAHDLSPSQTVQLDKKFVKGFATEIGGPTSHTAIMARTLNIPSVVGITGLLDKVGHDDTMTLDGIDGEVIINPSKEEIKAYDAKGKKYLEWLETLKKFKGKKSLTKDKHEVELAANIGGVGEVDNVIENDAQAVGLFRSEFLYMDNDHWPTEEEQFNAYKIVLQKMNGKRVIIRTLDIGGDKQLKYYDFPKEDNPFLGYRAIRLCLKETEIFKTQLRALIRASYFGKLGIMIPMITHVKEFLKAKEIFTETYNELKKEKIQIGKLKDIEFGLMIETPAAAILVDKFTKYADFVSIGTNDLIQYSMAADRMNENVSNLYQPLNPSILRFIKHTIDGAHENGKWAGMCGEMAGDKNAVPLLIGLGLDEFSMSASKVLQTRELISRFSFKKLQSVAAKALELDSQEEVKELLKKEGLI
- the rplK gene encoding 50S ribosomal protein L11 — encoded protein: MAKKEIVRVAKLQFNAGQAKPGPALAGVGINMPEFTKAFNDATRDRGNEPVPVEITVYKDKSFDYKLFTAPASFKLLQAAKLKSGSANSKTTIVGTITSAQLRQIAEYKLPDLNTEDVEAAMKIIAGTAKNMGILVEGIDDIAKAKAEAQQAAKEAAIAQAQEEKLEQEAKAAAESKDKPIEVVTHADLEKAKKEKEAEEAK
- the rplA gene encoding 50S ribosomal protein L1 is translated as MAHVGKKLQAARKLVDANNIYSLEEAISLAIKTSYSKFPASIDLAFKLNLDVRKADQQLRGAVVLPHGTGKTVRVLVATDNPANKKLCEAAKADIIVDGPELEALLKEDKLDFDVMVAEPKMMPLLGKYGKKLGPKGLMPNPKTGTVTPTPDKTVAELKKGKANYRTDKAGIVHSLIGKATMKEVELVENAKTLIATIKKLKPAAVKGTYIQNLTVSATMGPSIKIKID